In Streptomyces camelliae, the sequence CCCGCAACTGGCAGCGCATCGTCGACGTGGCCCGCCATCTCGTGGACGACGGCGCCCCGCTGCAGCTCAACGACGTCGCCCGGCTCGCCGAGGTGGGGGTGGCCACGGTCTACCGCCACTTCCCGACACCGGAAGCCTTGATGGAGACCGTGGCCACCCCCGGCCTGGAGGCACTGGTCGCCCATGCCGAACAGGCGCTGACCGAGGACGACCCCTGGCAGGCCCTGACGGACTTCCTCGGCACCACCCTGGAGGCGCAGCTGACCGACCCCTCGATCTCCCTCGTGCGCGCCGCACCGGACCACGTCCTGCCCCGCACCACGGAACTCGCCACCACGCTGGACTCCCTCGCAGGCCGGCTCCTCGACCGCGCACACGCGGCGGGAACCGTGCGCGGCGTGGTCACCTGGGACGACCTGCGGCCGCTCATGTGCGGGGCCGCCTACGCCGCCACCGTCCACGCCGACGACCGGAAGACCCGCCTCGAATCCGGCCGCCGCTACCTGGGCGTAATGCTGCACGGGATGCGCGCCTGAACCGGCTGCGGGCGCGGTCCTCGCCGTTCGATGTCACTCAGTGGTGATCTTCGGGGGAACGGCCGGCGCGGCAGGACCGGTGACGACGTCGGACTAGGGATTGTCCGTGGCGCCGATGATGGCGGAGAAGATCCGCTCCTGCGAGGTCGTCGGCACATGGAAGAAGCCGTTGTTGCGGCCGAGCCGCAGCACCGCCGCCTCGTCCGCGACAGCCTTGACGTCTCCCAGGTTGTGGCTCACGAGGATCACCCCGACGCCCTGTTCGCGCAGCTCGTCGACGACCTCAAGAACATGGCCGGCCTGGGGGACGCCGAGCGCCGCGGTGGGCTCGTCCAGGAGGACGACCCTCGGGCGGCCGAGGAGGGCGCGGCAGATCGCGACGGTCTGCCGCTGCCCCGCGGACAGTGAAGCGACCGGAGCGCGCACATCGGGGACCCGGATGCCCATCGCGTCGAGCTGGCCGCGCGCCTGCCTGCGCATGCCGCCGTAGTCCAGCAGCCGGAGCAGGCGGCCCCGGACACCGGGGCACCGCCGCTCCCGGCCCAGGAAGAGGTTCTCGGCGACGTCGAGGTCGTCGCACAACGCCAAGGTCTGGTACACGGTCGCGATGCCCAGGCGGTGAGCGATCCGGGGGCTCGTGATGTGGACGCCCCGGCCCTCCCACTCGATGACGCCCCTGTCCGGGGTCTCGACACCTGCGATGACCTTGACGAGGGTGGACTTGCCGGCACCGTTGTCCCCCAGAAGAGCGACGACCTCGCCCTCGCGGATCTCCAGGTCGACGTCCTTCAGAGCCTGGACGGCGCCGAACCGCTTGGAGACCCCTCGTAGCGCGAGCAGGGGCGGCCCAATCAAGCCAACCTCACCTCCGAGGGAGAGACCCAAGTAGCATAATGCAACATTTATTAACAATCTAGACATATGGTGTAAAAGGGTTGGGGGTTTCGCAACGCTGCACCCGGCTTGAGGAGGGTGTCACCGATGGCACACCACCACACCGTCCGCGAGCGCTGTCGGCGACGGCGTCCCCGACAGGGGGCGGCGCTCCTCGTGGTGGGCACCTTGCTGCTCGGCGCCGCCGCCTGCGCCGGGAATCAGAACTCCGCAGGTGACAACAGGACGCGGAAGGTCACGATCGGCCTGGTGACCAAGACCGAGACCAATCCGTTCTTCGTGGCCATGCGCAAGGCCGCCGCCGACACGGCCAGGAAGAACAACGCCGAGCTCATCGCCCTGTCCGGCAAGTTCGACGGCGACAACGAGGGCCAGGTCGCCGCGGTCGAGAGCCTCATCGCCCGTCACGTGCAGGGAATCCTGATCACGCCGTCGAACACGACGGGGATCCTGGGCGCCATCGCGGAGGCCCGCCGCCAGGGCATCCTGGTGATCGCGCTGGACACCGCGACGGACCCGGCGAACGCGGCGGACGCCACGTTCGCGACCGACAACTTCAACGCCGGACGCCTCCAGGGCGCCTACGTCAGGGCCGTGCTCGCGGGCCGGGCCCCCAAGTTGTTCATGCTCGACGGTACGGAAGGGTCCACGGTCAGCCGGCTCCGGCACGACGGGTTCCTCAGCGGCTTCGGGATCAAGGACGACTCATCGGCGATCCGCGGACGGGCCATCACCAACGGCGACCGCAATCGGGCGCAGACCGCGACGGAGAACCTGCTGCAGCGCACCACCGATGTGAACTCGCTCTACGCCATCAACGAGCCGGTGGCCGACGGCGCCTACACGGCCCTCGCCGCACGCGGCCTGACCCGGCAGGTGACCATCGGGGCCATCGACGGCGCATGCGAGGGCGTGCGCGACGTCAGATCCGGCAAGTACGCGGCCACGGTCATGCAGTTCCCGATCAGGATGGCCGACCAGGGCGTGACCGCGGTCACCGACTTCGTCAGGAAAGGGAAGAAACCGTCCGGCTTCACGGACACAGGCACGGTACTCATCACCGACAAGCCGGTGCCGGGACTGCCGTCCCGGAACACCGACTGGGGACTCCGGCACTGCTGGGGGTGATCTTCGGACGCCGACCGGCGAAGGGATCAGTAACGGATCATGAGATCTCCCGTCACCACCAGTCCCGCCGACGACAGTGAACCGGGCACGGCACTGCGGGACACATTGCGGTACGCCCTGCGCACACCGGCCATCGGCCCCCTCGTGGCCCTGGCCATCGCCGTCCTGGTCTTCTCGGTCACGACAGACACCTTTCTGACACCGGAAAACCTTTCACTGGTACTGCAGCAGTCCATCGTGATCGGCACGCTGGCGCTGGGTCAGTCCCTGATCATCCTCACCGCGGGCATCGACCTGTCGAACGGAGCCATCGCGGTACTCGGCACGCTCGCCATGGCCAAGCCCGTCTTCGAGGGGAGCAGCCCCGCGGCGGCGCTGCTGGTGGGCCTGGCCGTGGCGACCTGCCTCGGACTCGTCAACGGTCTGCTCGTGGCCCGGCTGGACCTGCCGCCCTTCATCGTGACCCTGGGTGCGCTGACCGTCATCTACGCCGTGAGCAGGCTCTACTCCCAGTCCCGCAGCTATCCGGTGACGAGCGGCCTGC encodes:
- a CDS encoding TetR/AcrR family transcriptional regulator, translated to MAPAPMRKDAARNWQRIVDVARHLVDDGAPLQLNDVARLAEVGVATVYRHFPTPEALMETVATPGLEALVAHAEQALTEDDPWQALTDFLGTTLEAQLTDPSISLVRAAPDHVLPRTTELATTLDSLAGRLLDRAHAAGTVRGVVTWDDLRPLMCGAAYAATVHADDRKTRLESGRRYLGVMLHGMRA
- a CDS encoding substrate-binding domain-containing protein; protein product: MAHHHTVRERCRRRRPRQGAALLVVGTLLLGAAACAGNQNSAGDNRTRKVTIGLVTKTETNPFFVAMRKAAADTARKNNAELIALSGKFDGDNEGQVAAVESLIARHVQGILITPSNTTGILGAIAEARRQGILVIALDTATDPANAADATFATDNFNAGRLQGAYVRAVLAGRAPKLFMLDGTEGSTVSRLRHDGFLSGFGIKDDSSAIRGRAITNGDRNRAQTATENLLQRTTDVNSLYAINEPVADGAYTALAARGLTRQVTIGAIDGACEGVRDVRSGKYAATVMQFPIRMADQGVTAVTDFVRKGKKPSGFTDTGTVLITDKPVPGLPSRNTDWGLRHCWG
- a CDS encoding ATP-binding cassette domain-containing protein → MIGPPLLALRGVSKRFGAVQALKDVDLEIREGEVVALLGDNGAGKSTLVKVIAGVETPDRGVIEWEGRGVHITSPRIAHRLGIATVYQTLALCDDLDVAENLFLGRERRCPGVRGRLLRLLDYGGMRRQARGQLDAMGIRVPDVRAPVASLSAGQRQTVAICRALLGRPRVVLLDEPTAALGVPQAGHVLEVVDELREQGVGVILVSHNLGDVKAVADEAAVLRLGRNNGFFHVPTTSQERIFSAIIGATDNP